The Longimicrobiales bacterium nucleotide sequence ACGCACAGACTGGAGCAAACGCACTGATCCGGCTGAATTCCTCAACGTCGCTGAGGACGGCCCCCACTCTCCGGGCTTCCACATGAGTGCAAGTCAGGCGCTGATCGATCGGGACATCCTTGGTGTCGGCGTCGAGACAATAGGGACCGACGCAGGCCAGGCCGGCATGTTCGATCCCCCGTTCCCCAACCACACGCTCATGCACGGAGCTGGGAAGTTCGGGCTCGCCAGCCTGATCAATCTGGATCAGCTGCCAGCGACCGGCGCAGTTGTGATCGCGGCGCCCTTGAAGATCGTGGATGGGAGTGGGAGTCCATTGAGAGTGTTGGCATTGGTTTGAACATCCACGTCATCGACGGCACATACGAACTCTTCCGCCAGTTCTACGGCCGCAAACGTTTCGCCAAGGGCGGCGACGTCTCCAACGGAGCTGTCATCGGTGTTCTCAACTCGGTTCTTGAGATGATCGACGACGGAGCCACACACATTGGAGTCGCCACAGATCACGTCATCGAGTCCTTCCGCAATCAGCTCTACGACGGGTACAAGACAGGTGACGGCATCGACCCGGAGTTGTGGGCCCAGTTCCATCCTTTGGAAGAGGCGCTCGTAGCCATGGGCGTCGTGACCTGGCCGATGGTCGAGTACGAAGCCGACGACGGAATGGCCACGGCGGCGAGAATCGCAGAAGAAGACGAACGCGTCGAGCGGATCTCGCTTTGGACGCCTGACAAAGACCTCGCGCAGTGCGTCCGTGGGGACCGTGTAGTCCAGGTTGATCGTCGCAACAAAGAGATTCGAGACGCCGCGGGTGTGCGAAAGAAGTTCGGTGTCGAGCCCGAGTTGATTCCGGACTTCTTGGCGTTGGTCGGGGATGCGGCCGATGGCTTCCCTGGCATCCCGCGCATCGGGAAAGTGACAGCGGGCCAACTCCTGAACGAACATGGGCCCATTGAGAATTTCCCGGACGACATCCTGGGGGACCACGCGGCAGACGCCGCGCTCTTCAAAGAGCTCGCCACGCTAAAGACGGATGCGGACGCTCTGGGGAGATCGCCGCTCTTCAAGAATGTCGATGCGCTGGAGTGGAGGGGACCGACGCCGGACTTTTTGGCCTGGACGAGCCAGCTGAAGGACCCGCGACTCGCGAAACGCGCGGGAGAAACTGCCGCGCGGTCGGTGGACAGGCTCGCTTCTACACCGGCGTGATGTAATTCCTGCCCAAGATCACCAGGTGTTCGGGAAGCGCCGACCCGGTCGCTTGCCCCGTGCCCAGAATGAGGTGCTGGTAATGCCTCAACCGATGGGCGACATGATCGTAATCTGAAAGCCATCCGGGTCGACGATGTTGAACGCCCGAGAGCCCCAGGGCATGTCTTCCGGCTCAGACTCGAGTGACCCACCACGTTCCTTGATGAGCGCTGCGAGCGCGTCGATGTCTTGGGTCGTCTCCATGTTGAGGCGCACCGCCACACCCTTCACCCGATCACGTCCTTTCTCCCAGTTGTCCTGCGAGATCATCATCATCGCCGTTCCGGCCACCAGGGCAGCCCCACGTAAGACGCCTTCGTACTCGAAGCGCTCCGCGATGTGGAATCCGAGCACTTCTGAGTAGAAATGGAGACTCGCCTGGAGATCGTTCACGGTAAGTCCCGAGGCGATCGTTTTCAGCCGGAGGCTTTCGGGATTGGCACCGTCCCGGCGGTCGACATCATCGGTCACAAACACTCCTGAACGTAGGGTTGGGAGGCAGTTCGGGTCGAGCATACAAGATAGGACCGCACCCACGTATGAGCGCTACTTCTTTTCGCCCAGCCACACCTTACCAGAGTGACTCAGAACCAGTTTCCGCCGAACGACCGAATCAATGAAATGGCTTGGTCCAATACATCATCGCTTGCATTCACGAAGAAGCCGGGCTCAGAAGAGAATTCGAGATCCGGTTGGATTCCCACCCCATCGTAGAGGGTCGAAGACCCGGCTTGGAAAGACGCCAACGTCGCTAGGCTCACCGCGAGCCCTGAGTTCGGAAGCACATGCTCCGTTCGACGTGCCGAGCCGCCGGAGCTCGCAGTCCCCATGAGCAGGACGTTCTGGCGGCCCTTGAAGCCACTCAAGAAGATGTCCGAAGCGCTGAAGTTGGCATTGTTCATCAGCACGATCACAGGCGTACGCGCGAAAACCGGATCCTCGTCTGGGCTGATGACGAGATAGTGCCAGTCGCTGAAGCCTTCCTCAGGTGGCGTCCACTCAGGCGCGAACGTCGGCAACCACAGGTCCAACGCTGCCCGCTCGGGTGTGCCTTCGGCAAAGCCGTTGAGGGGGCGCATAAAACGGTTGGCGAGGTACCCTTCCGCCGGTGCGGGACACGCGGTCACGAGGCACTCGGCGGGGAGCTTCAGCTTCCCGGCAGTGACCACGACAGGACTTGCATCCGCTGATAGGACATGGGGGAGGAGCGTCAGGAGTGGGAGTCGACTGCCGCCTCCGTTGTCACGAATGTCGATGATGACACCGCGGGCATCCCGCTGCCCCTGAATCCAGGTCGCGAGGCTGTCGATGTAGCGCTCGTCTCCTTCCATGCGCCGCAACCTGAAGTACGCGACCTCGCTCGGGACCCGTGCCAACGCGTCTTCCGCAAACGGATATCGGTCCGCGGACGCGACGGATTCACTGACGAGGCGCACGGTGCGGATCAGCTGCGAGGACCCCGCTTCGTCCTCGAAGACCACCTCGGCGGTTTCGGATGCGGGCGCGCCGACCTCCATACGCATGAATCCGATATTGCTCAGGTGGCGGGACCCTCGGTGCCACTTCAGCTGAGGGGAGCCGTCCACAATGATGTCCTGAATCCCGTAGATCCAGTCGCTGGCGTATTGGCCATCGATGGAGAGTACGTACGGATGCTCCTCATCGATCAGCCCACGTTCTTTCGCATCGAATGCCACGATCCGACCCGCCCCGGTTGAGCGGAGTTCGAACGGGAAGTAGTGCGACCCGGGCGGGTTGTCCTCGATCCGTTCCCGGACCCCATCAGGCCTTTCGCCGTTGATGCGCGGAGCATGACCATCGATGGAGAGCGCGAGGGCCTTCTGCAGCTGCATCGCGAAGTCTCCCATTCTGATGCGCTCGGGGAGTGCGTCGGAGATGGCCCCTAATACAGCTTCTTCGTCCAACTCGTCTGCATCGGTGTACGCGTAGTGATGCTCAAGCAGTGAGTCGAGAGCCTGCAGGTCACCCTGTGCCTGTTGCCGTGTGATGAACGGGGACCGCCAGTCCCTCTCGTCCACAACGTCCGAGCCTTCCCCCACCGGTCCGTCGAAATAACCTGTGCGCGTGATATTGGCGTGCGGGGCCGTATCCACAGCCGAATCCGACGCTCCTGGGCTGCAGGCAGCGAGCCACACCAACGCGAGAAGTGAAAGAACGGTCTTCATCCGGCTAGTTCCCCGATCCTGGCTCGACCCTCCACCACCACTGGGTCGGAAGCGCTTGTTGCCGTGGCCATACCTCGTCGAGCGTAGCCGCCTCATAGAGTCGGCCATTCTTCATCACGAATTCGATGTCGGTCGTGTTCTGGAGGTCATCCAATGGGTTCGAGTTCAGGATCTGAAGGTCCGCGAGCTTCCCGACCTCGATCGAGCCGATGTCACCGGCAAGGCCGATGGCGTCTGCGCTCATGATGGTGGCCATGTTGAGTGCCATATGAGGGTCCATGCCCCCGGACGCCATCATCCACAATTCCCAATGCGTCCCCAACCCTTGGACTTCACCGTGTGACCCGAGGC carries:
- a CDS encoding 5'-3' exonuclease H3TH domain-containing protein, which codes for MNIHVIDGTYELFRQFYGRKRFAKGGDVSNGAVIGVLNSVLEMIDDGATHIGVATDHVIESFRNQLYDGYKTGDGIDPELWAQFHPLEEALVAMGVVTWPMVEYEADDGMATAARIAEEDERVERISLWTPDKDLAQCVRGDRVVQVDRRNKEIRDAAGVRKKFGVEPELIPDFLALVGDAADGFPGIPRIGKVTAGQLLNEHGPIENFPDDILGDHAADAALFKELATLKTDADALGRSPLFKNVDALEWRGPTPDFLAWTSQLKDPRLAKRAGETAARSVDRLASTPA
- a CDS encoding VOC family protein, translated to MTDDVDRRDGANPESLRLKTIASGLTVNDLQASLHFYSEVLGFHIAERFEYEGVLRGAALVAGTAMMMISQDNWEKGRDRVKGVAVRLNMETTQDIDALAALIKERGGSLESEPEDMPWGSRAFNIVDPDGFQITIMSPIG
- a CDS encoding S41 family peptidase, with amino-acid sequence MKTVLSLLALVWLAACSPGASDSAVDTAPHANITRTGYFDGPVGEGSDVVDERDWRSPFITRQQAQGDLQALDSLLEHHYAYTDADELDEEAVLGAISDALPERIRMGDFAMQLQKALALSIDGHAPRINGERPDGVRERIEDNPPGSHYFPFELRSTGAGRIVAFDAKERGLIDEEHPYVLSIDGQYASDWIYGIQDIIVDGSPQLKWHRGSRHLSNIGFMRMEVGAPASETAEVVFEDEAGSSQLIRTVRLVSESVASADRYPFAEDALARVPSEVAYFRLRRMEGDERYIDSLATWIQGQRDARGVIIDIRDNGGGSRLPLLTLLPHVLSADASPVVVTAGKLKLPAECLVTACPAPAEGYLANRFMRPLNGFAEGTPERAALDLWLPTFAPEWTPPEEGFSDWHYLVISPDEDPVFARTPVIVLMNNANFSASDIFLSGFKGRQNVLLMGTASSGGSARRTEHVLPNSGLAVSLATLASFQAGSSTLYDGVGIQPDLEFSSEPGFFVNASDDVLDQAISLIRSFGGNWF